A region of the Bacillus sp. NP247 genome:
GATTTTTTGTGTGTGACATCTACGGAGGGTATGCGGGTATTAAAGAGAAATTGATGGAGAAATTACGCCATCCTTATTTTATAAACTATATTGAAGAACCATTTATTGATGAAGAAAAAATAGCGCTGTTATACGGTGCATTAAAAAGTGCAAATATACATAAAGAACAAATTGATCATTACGTAGTAACGATTATGCTTGTACAAATTGCTCTTGATACACATGAAAAAGTATCGAATAAAGCAAACGAAGAGACGAGTGGATTCCATAAACGTCGTCAATTGACAGTTCTTGCAGGGGATTATTATAGTGGTCTATACTATTACTTATTGTCAATGAATTGTGATATTATCTTAATTCGTGCACTTGCTGAAGGAATTAAGGAGATTAATGAACATAAAATTATGCTATATCAAAAAGCACATGTGGCGATTCAAGATATAATGGAAAGTGTAGTAATAATTGAATCTGCGCTTTTACAAAAAACATGTGATCATTTTCATTTATCTAATTGGAA
Encoded here:
- a CDS encoding heptaprenyl diphosphate synthase component 1 — translated: MCDIYGGYAGIKEKLMEKLRHPYFINYIEEPFIDEEKIALLYGALKSANIHKEQIDHYVVTIMLVQIALDTHEKVSNKANEETSGFHKRRQLTVLAGDYYSGLYYYLLSMNCDIILIRALAEGIKEINEHKIMLYQKAHVAIQDIMESVVIIESALLQKTCDHFHLSNWKPYITYVLGKNRLQKECQLYADKQNSPVFQAVQQISLDDDKNLETVINEWLMEMRKQEENFLENHTEVNEIISMLRDKSRT